A window of Nonomuraea angiospora genomic DNA:
AAAGGCGGACGAACCTGGACCGGGCGAACGCGCCGAGGCCGCGCCCCCACACGCTCATGAGGATGACGAACCCGCTGATGATGAAGAACAGCTCGACGCCGAGGATGCCTAACCCCGCGAAGGGCGCCAGCGGCGGGAACAGCGCGGCGGGCCGGGCCCCCCAGACGGACGCGTACGCCACCAGGTAGTGGAAGGCGACGACGGCCAGGGCGGCGAGGAAGCGCAGGAGGTCGAGCTCGGCCAACCGGCCGTCCCCCCGAGCATGCTTGGGCCGGTTAGGTGCGTGCACGCCCCTTTTGACGTCACGTGGATCACTTTGGTTCCAGGGGTCCCTCCGTTCCCACCAGCAGCGGCCGCGAGGCGTCGTCGAGCGCGAGCGCGTCGCGGGCCGCGGGCGTGAGGGCGAGCAGGCCGGCGGCTCCGGCGGCGCCGCACTCCGACAGGTGGACGCCGTGGCCGGCCAGGAGGCGGGCGGCGTCGGCCGCCTGGTCGTCGGTGATCGTCATGTAGAGGTCGGCGAGGTGGTGGAGGAGCTGGTGGGCGATGATCGAGGGCTCCAGGCAGTCGAGGCGGCCGAGGGCGGTGCGGCCGCCCTGGACGCGTACGGGCTCGCCGGCCCGGGCGCTCTCGAGCAGGCAGGGCGCGCCTTCCGGCTCCACCACGACGATCTTGGGCTGCTCGCCCCAGCGGTCGCGCACGTAGGCGGCCCCGGCGGCGGCGAGCCCGCCGACGCCCGCCTGGAGGAACACGTGGGTGGGCGCGCCCGCCGCCCCGTGGGGCGCGCTGTGGCCGCCGGTCGCGGCCGAGGAGCCGTTGAGACTGCCGGAGTACGCCTCGAGGCCGGCGCGCGCTCCTGGGGACGCGGCGGGGCCGCCGGCGCGCGGGGGGACGGCGGGCAGGGCGCCCGGGTCGGCGAGTTCGTCGAACAGGACGGTGTAGCCGCGCATGACGTCGAGCGGGACGCCGGTGTAGCCGTTCCAGGAGCTGTCGGCGACGAGCCGCCAGCCGTTCAGCTCGGCGGCCTCGATCGCGGCGGCCATGCTGGCCTCGTAGTCCTCGCCGCTGCGCCGCACCTCGGCGCCGAGTCCGCGCAGCCGTTGGGCGAACGCCTCGGGGACGCCTTCGCTGAGGTACACGACGCAGTCCACGCCGACCTCGGCGGCCCCGGAGGCGACGGAGACGCCGTGGTTGCCCGCGCTGGCGCACACGAACGGCGTGCCGCCGCCCTCGTGCTCGGCGAGCAGGTGGACGGCGTACGCGCCGCCGAGCGCCTTGAAGCTGCCCAGCCCCATGCGCCCGCTCTCGTCCTTGACGTGGACGGCTTCGGTTCCGGCCAGGCCCGGGATAGTGCGGACCGGCGTGGGCCGGTAGGAGGGGTGCCGGGCGAAGTGGGCGCGGGCCTGGCGGGCGTGCTCGGTCCCGATGAGCGCGCGGTCGTGCGCGGTGTACGGGGCGCGGGCGGGATTGAGGTACTCCATGATCGCCATGCTAGGCGGGCCCGCTGCTCTCCCCGGCCCGCCACTCCGCCGGAACAAGAGCACGAGGAGAGCAGGGGGCAGCCGGTCAGGCGCGGTCGCGGGCGGCGGCGACGGCGGCCTGGCCGAGGCTGACGCCGCCGTCGCCGGGCGGCACCCGCACGTGCTTGAGCACCCGGAACCCGGCCGCCCGCAGCCGGGCCACGGTGGCCTCCAGCAGCAGCGCGTTCTGGAACATCCCGCCCGACAGCGCCACCGCGGTCAGCCCGGTGGCGGCGCGGAGGGTGTCGCAGGCGCGGGCGACGGCGTCGGCGAGGCCGTTGTGGAAGCGGCCGGCGATGGCGCGGGTGCCGGTCCCGGCCGCCAGGTCCGCGGCGGCGGCCCGGACGAGGTCGGCGGCCTGCACGACGAGCAGGTCGCCGTGGGTGATCCCGGCCTCGTACGTGCCGCGCTCGGCCGGGTCGGCGTGCTGTTCGAGCTCGACGACGGCCTGCCCCGCGTAGGTGATCTTGTCGCGGACGCCGAGCAGCGCCGCGACGGCGTCGAAGAGGCGGGCCGCGCTGGAGGTCAGCGGGGAGCCGGGGGCGAGCCGGAGGGCGTCGGCCCAGGGATTGCGGCGGGCCACGTCCAGGCGGGTCACGTCGAGGCCGGGGTGGTCGTCGCCGAGGTAGGCGGCGGCCATGCGCCAGGGCTGCCGGACGGCGGCGCTCCCGCCCGGCATGGGGACCTGGGCGAGGTGGCCGAGGCGTTCGTAGGAGGTCAGGTCGGCGCGCAGGAACTCGCCGCCCCACAGGGTGCCGTCGGGGCCGTGGCCGAGCCCGTCGAGGGCCACGCCGAGCACGGGCCCGGGGTCGCCGTTGTCGGCCAGGCAGGAGGCGATGTGGGCGTGGTGGTGCTGGACGCCGAGGAGCTGGACGCCGTGGATCTCCATGGCGTGCCGGGTGGACAGGTAGCCGGGGTGCAGGTCGTGCGCCACGACCTCGGGCCGGATGCCGAACAGGCCGCAGAAGTGGTCGATGCTCTCGACGAACGAGCGCAGCGTCTCCTGGTTCTCCAGGTTGCCGATGTGCTGGGAGACGAACGCGCGCCGCCCTTCGGCCAGGCAGAAGGTGCTCTTCAGCTCGGCGCCGCAGGCGAGCACCGGCCGGGGCGCGGGCCAGCGCATCGCCAGCGGCTCGGGCGCGTACCCGCGGGCCCGGCGCAGCACGGTCACCTCGCCGGCCATGGGCCGCACGACCGAGTCGTCGGCGCGGACGTGGATGGGGCGGTCGTGGATGAGGAAGGCGTCGGCGATGCCGCTCAGGCGGGTCAGCGCGTCGTCGTCCTCGTAGGCGATGGGCTCGCCGGAGACGTTGCCGCCGGTGAGGACCATGGGCTCGGCGAGCTCGGCGAGCAGGAGGTGGTGCAGGGCCGTGTAGGGCAGCATGAGGCCGAGGCTGCGGGTGGCGGGCGCCACGGAGGCGGCGACGGGGGCGCCGGGCAGGCGGGGCAGCAGCACGATGGGCCGGGCGCGGCCGGTGAGCAGCTCGGCGGCGTGCTCGTCGATCTCGCACAGCCGCCGCGCCTGCGCCAGGTCGGCCGCCATGACGGCGAACGGCTGCTCCTCGCGGTGCTTGCGGCCGCGCAGCAGGGCGGCGGCCTGCTCGTCGGCGGCGGGCACGGCGAGGTGGAAGC
This region includes:
- a CDS encoding pyridoxal-phosphate dependent enzyme — translated: MEYLNPARAPYTAHDRALIGTEHARQARAHFARHPSYRPTPVRTIPGLAGTEAVHVKDESGRMGLGSFKALGGAYAVHLLAEHEGGGTPFVCASAGNHGVSVASGAAEVGVDCVVYLSEGVPEAFAQRLRGLGAEVRRSGEDYEASMAAAIEAAELNGWRLVADSSWNGYTGVPLDVMRGYTVLFDELADPGALPAVPPRAGGPAASPGARAGLEAYSGSLNGSSAATGGHSAPHGAAGAPTHVFLQAGVGGLAAAGAAYVRDRWGEQPKIVVVEPEGAPCLLESARAGEPVRVQGGRTALGRLDCLEPSIIAHQLLHHLADLYMTITDDQAADAARLLAGHGVHLSECGAAGAAGLLALTPAARDALALDDASRPLLVGTEGPLEPK
- the hypF gene encoding carbamoyltransferase HypF, encoding MTTLKRVDVHVEGVVQGVGFRPFVHALARRLGLAGRVHNDVNGVHIEVEGALAGVEEFLTALERDAPALSEIERVTVVSARPTGHNGFTIAAGLPSGPLRPLVRADGATCDDCLRELADPADRRHGYPFINCANCGPRFTIVRGVPYDRPLTTMAGFGMCQACAAEYHDPGNRRHHAQPTCCPACGPRLRLRDARGTELCGDPVAGAVTLLRAGRVVAVKGLGGFHLAVPAADEQAAALLRGRKHREEQPFAVMAADLAQARRLCEIDEHAAELLTGRARPIVLLPRLPGAPVAASVAPATRSLGLMLPYTALHHLLLAELAEPMVLTGGNVSGEPIAYEDDDALTRLSGIADAFLIHDRPIHVRADDSVVRPMAGEVTVLRRARGYAPEPLAMRWPAPRPVLACGAELKSTFCLAEGRRAFVSQHIGNLENQETLRSFVESIDHFCGLFGIRPEVVAHDLHPGYLSTRHAMEIHGVQLLGVQHHHAHIASCLADNGDPGPVLGVALDGLGHGPDGTLWGGEFLRADLTSYERLGHLAQVPMPGGSAAVRQPWRMAAAYLGDDHPGLDVTRLDVARRNPWADALRLAPGSPLTSSAARLFDAVAALLGVRDKITYAGQAVVELEQHADPAERGTYEAGITHGDLLVVQAADLVRAAAADLAAGTGTRAIAGRFHNGLADAVARACDTLRAATGLTAVALSGGMFQNALLLEATVARLRAAGFRVLKHVRVPPGDGGVSLGQAAVAAARDRA